Below is a window of Methanobacteriaceae archaeon DNA.
GAATATTCAATGGAACCAATAGAAGCAGAAGTCTACAACTATCCAATAAAGAAACAAAACTCAAAAACACAATTTACAACATTTACAGAACAACACAAATTCAAGAAAAATAAGGATTTCTACAAAGCCTTTTTTTAAAAATAAGTGATTTTAACATCAAAAAATAGTTTTAATAAAAAAAAGGAAATAATTTAAAAAAATTATTTCCTAAATGAGATAGAATACTTTAGTTCAATTTATTTGGAAGAAAGGCCCTACACAGCCTTGTCCCCCTCTTCATGTGTTCTGATTCTAATTACGTTTTCAACCGGTTGGATAAAGATTTTTCCATCTCCAATATTTCCGGTGTATGCCCCTTTAATGATCTTATCAACAATGAAGTCTAACCGGTCATCGTTGACAACAATTTCAATACGTGTTTTTGGAATCAAGTCAATACAAAAATTTGAACCCCTGTATGATTCTTTAATACCTTTTTGACTTCCTCTTCCTTTTACTTCGTAAACGGTCATTCCTTCGCATCCAGCTTCAATTAACTCTTTTTTTACATCTTCGAATTTTTCTGGTCTTATAATAGCAACAATACGTTTCATTTAAACCACCTTAGTTAAAGTTATATGCAGATTCTTGGTGAAGACTGGTATCTAATCCTACTGTTTCTTCACTTTCTTCAACTCTGATACCACCCATTGCTTTATCTAATACTTTAGCAAGGATGTAACTTATTGTGAATGCGTAGACAATAGTTACTACAACACTTATTATTTGAACTACTAATTGGTTTGCATTTCCTGCAATTAAACCAGCTGCTCCGTTTACTGCTGGGACTGCAAATATACCAGTTGCGATTGCACCCCAAACACCAGACATACCGTGAATTCCCCATACATCTAATGCATCATCATAACCGAGTTTTGGTTTTAAGTAGTATACTGCGAAGTATGATACAACTGAAGCTCCAGCACCAATTACTAATGCTCCAAATACATCAACAAATCCTGCTGCAGGAGTAATACCTACAAGTCCTGCGATTGCTCCGGAAATTGCTCCTAATACTGTTGGTTTTCCAACAACTTTAGTATCGATTAATGTCCATACAATTAATCCTACTGCTGCTGCAACGTTAGATACAATAATTGCGTTTGCTGCAAGTCCATCTGCTGCTAAACCTGATCCTCCGTTGAATCCCATCCATCCAATCCAGAGTAATGCTGCACCTAAGACAGCGTATCCTAAGTTGTGAGGGATAGAAATGTTTTTTCTTCTTCCTAATACAAGAGCAACAGCTAATGCGGAAATACCTGAGTTAATGTGAACTACTGCACCACCTGCGAAGTCAAGTGCACCCATTTGCATTAACCATCCTCCACCCCATACCCAGTGGGCAATTGGGACGTAAACAATACAAACCCATAAAATGGTAAAAGCAATCCAAGCTTTTGTTTTCATTCTTCCAACTAATGCTCCAGATATAATTGCACATGTTAATCCAGCAAATGCACACTGGAACATGACAAACAGTAATGTCGGAATAGTTCCACTTAATTCATCAAGCCCAATTCCTTGTAAGAAGAAATTAGATGGTGAACCAATCAGACCACTAATGTCGGTTCCAAATGCAAATTGGTAACCGAAAATAACCCATATAACACTAATTATTGAAAAAGCAATAAATGTTAAAAAAATTGTATTTAAAACATTTTTCCTTTTACATAGACCTCCATAAAAAAATGCTACTGCTGGAATACTCATTAAAAGTACGAGAATTGTACAAATAAGAAC
It encodes the following:
- a CDS encoding P-II family nitrogen regulator: MKRIVAIIRPEKFEDVKKELIEAGCEGMTVYEVKGRGSQKGIKESYRGSNFCIDLIPKTRIEIVVNDDRLDFIVDKIIKGAYTGNIGDGKIFIQPVENVIRIRTHEEGDKAV
- a CDS encoding ammonium transporter, with amino-acid sequence MDVFSAGDTAWVLICTILVLLMSIPAVAFFYGGLCKRKNVLNTIFLTFIAFSIISVIWVIFGYQFAFGTDISGLIGSPSNFFLQGIGLDELSGTIPTLLFVMFQCAFAGLTCAIISGALVGRMKTKAWIAFTILWVCIVYVPIAHWVWGGGWLMQMGALDFAGGAVVHINSGISALAVALVLGRRKNISIPHNLGYAVLGAALLWIGWMGFNGGSGLAADGLAANAIIVSNVAAAVGLIVWTLIDTKVVGKPTVLGAISGAIAGLVGITPAAGFVDVFGALVIGAGASVVSYFAVYYLKPKLGYDDALDVWGIHGMSGVWGAIATGIFAVPAVNGAAGLIAGNANQLVVQIISVVVTIVYAFTISYILAKVLDKAMGGIRVEESEETVGLDTSLHQESAYNFN